The Halichoerus grypus chromosome 15, mHalGry1.hap1.1, whole genome shotgun sequence genome includes a window with the following:
- the ARHGAP33 gene encoding rho GTPase-activating protein 33 isoform X3: MGWRGTEPRARSTDSLDGPGEGSVQPLPHTGGPSVKGKPGKRLSAPRGPFPRLADCAHFHYENVDFGHIQLLLSPEREGPSFSGENELVFGVQVTCQGRSWPVLRSYDDFRSLDAHLHRCIFDRRFSCLPELPPPPEGARAAQMLVPLLLQYLETLSGLVDSNLNCGPVLTWMELDNHGRRLLLSEEASLNIPAVAAAHVIKRYTAQAPDELSFEVGDIVSVIDMPPTEDRSWWRGKRGFQVGFFPSECVELFTERPGPGLKGDADGPPCGVPTPQGVSSLTSAVPRPRGKLAGLLRTFMRSRPSRQRLRQRGILRQRVFGCDLGEHLSNSGQDVPQVLRCCSEFIEAHGVVDGIYRLSGVSSNIQRLRHEFDSERIPELSGPAFLQDIHSVSSLCKLYFRELPNPLLTYQLYGKFSEAMSVPGEEERLVRVHDVIQQLPPPHYRTLEYLLRHLARMARHSADTSMHARNLAIVWAPNLLRSMELESVGLGGAAAFREVRVQSVVVEFLLTHVDVLFSDTFTSAGLDPAGRCLLPRPKSLAGSGPSTRLLTLEEAQARTQGRLGTPTEPTTPKAPASPVERRKGERGEKQRKPGGSSWKTFFALGRGPSIPRKKPLPWLGGTRAPPPPSGGRPDTVTLRSAKSEESLSSQASGAGLQRLHRLRRPHSSSDAFPVGPAPAGSCESLSSSSSSSESSSSSESSSSGSSAAGLGALSGSPSHRTSAWLDDGDELDFSPPRCLEGLRGLDFDPLTFRCSSPTPGDPAPPASPAPPAPASAFPPRVTPQALSPRGAASPASPTALDISEPLAVSVPPAVLELLGAGGTPASVTPTPALSPSPGLRPHLIPLLLRGAEAQLSDTCQQEICSKLALPVPRGAQGQPGPGMDSPLLPPPLSLLRPGGAPPPPPKNPARLMALALAERAQQVAQRQNQQEHGSTPSAPHSPFHRSLSLEVSGEPPGTSGVGPAPNSLGHPGAWVPGPPPSLPRQQSDGSLVRSQRPPGTSRRGLRGPAQVPTPGFFSSAPRECLPPFLGVPKPGLYPLGSPSFQPSSPAPVWRSPLGPPAPLDRGENLYYEIETGEGTPYSGPTRSWSPFRSMPPDRLNASYGLLGQSPPLHRSPDFLLSYPPPPSCFPHDHLGYSAPQHPARRLTRPEPLYVNLALGPRGPSPASSSSSSPPAHPRSRSDPGPPAPRLPQKQRAPWGPHTPHRVPAPWGPPEPLLLYRAAPPAYGRGGEHHRGSLYRNGGQGREGAGPPPPYPTPSWSLHSEGQTRSYC; this comes from the exons ATGGGCTGGAGAGGGACAGAACCGAGG GCTCGCAGCACTGACAGCCTGGATGGCCCAGGGGAGGGCTCGGTGCAGCCCTTGCCCCACACTGGGGGGCCCAGTGTGAAGGGGAAGCCTGGGAAAAG GCTCTCGGCGCCTCGAGGTCCCTTCCCTCGGCTGGCTGACTGTGCCCATTTCCATTACGAGAATGTTGACTTTGGCCATATTCAG CTCCTGCTGTCTCCAGAGCGTGAAGGCCCCAGCTTCTCTGGAGAGAATGAGCTGGTGTTTGGGGTGCAGGTGACCTGTCAG GGCCGTTCCTGGCCAGTTCTCCGAAGTTATGATGACTTCCGATCCCTGGATGCCCACCTACACCGGTGCATATTTGACAGGAGGTTCTCCTGCCTCCCagagcttcccccacccccagagggtGCCAGGGCTGCCCAG ATGCTGGTACCACTGCTGCTGCAATACCTGGAGACCCTCTCAGGCCTGGTGGACAGTAACCTCAACTGCGGGCCTGTGCTCACCTGGATGGAG CTGGACAACCACGGCCGGCGACTGCTCCTCAGTGAGGAGGCTTCCCTTAACATCCCCGCGGTGGCCGCTGCGCACGTGATCAAACGGTACACAGCCCAGGCACCAGATGAGCTGTCCTTCGAG GTGGGAGACATTGTCTCCGTGATCGACATGCCACCCACTGAGGATCGGAGCTGGTGGCGGGGCAAACGAGGCTTCCAG GTCGGTTTCTTCCCCAGTGAGTGTGTGGAACTGTTCACAGAGCGGCCTGGTCCAGGACTAAAGGGGG ATGCCGATGGTCCCCCATGCGGTGTCCCAACGCCCCAGGGTgtctcctctctgacctcag CTGTGCCCCGGCCACGTgggaagctggctggcctcctcCGAACCTTCATGCGCTCCCGCCCTTCTCGGCAGCGGCTGCGGCAGCGGGGCATCCTGCGGCAGAGGGTGTTTGGCTGTGACCTTGGAGAGCACCTCAGCAATTCAGGCCAGGATG TGCCCCAGGTACTTCGCTGCTGCTCTGAGTTTATTGAGGCCCACGGGGTGGTGGATGGAATCTACCGGCTCTCAGGAGTGTCATCCAACATCCAGAGGCTACG GCATGAGTTCGACAGCGAGAGGATCCCAGAACTGTCCGGCCCCGCCTTCCTGCAGGACATCCACAGCGTGTCCTCCCTCTGCAAGCTCTACTTCCGGGAGCTGCCGAATCCCTTGCTCACGTACCAGCTCTATGGGAAGTTCAGT GAAGCCATGTCGGTGCCCGGGGAGGAGGAGCGCCTGGTGCGAGTCCACGACGTCATCCAGCAGCTGCCCCCGCCTCACTACAG gaccctggagtaCCTGCTGAGGCACTTGGCCCGCATGGCGAGACACAGTGCCGACACCAGCATGCATGCCCGCAACCTGGCCATTGTCTGGGCGCCCAACCTGCTTCG GTCCATGGAACTGGAgtctgtggggctgggtggggcagCAGCCTTCAGGGAGGTACGGGTGCAGTCCGTGGTGGTGGAATTCCTGCTCACCCACGTGGATGTCCTGTTTAGCGACACCTTCACTTCTGCTGGCCTCGACCCTGCAG GCCgctgcctcctccccaggcccaaGTCCCTTGCGGGCAGCGGCCCTTCCACTCGCCTGCTGACGCTGGAGGAAGCCCAGGCTCGGACCCAGGGCCGGCTGGGGACTCCCACCGAGCCCACCACTCCCAAGGCCCCGGCTTCCCCTGTGGAAAG gaggaagggggagagaggcgAGAAACAGCGAAAGCCAGGGGGAAGCAGTTGGAAGACGTTCTTTGCACTGGGCCGGGGCCCCAGCATCCCCCGGAAGAAGCCTCTACCCTGGCTGGGGGGCACCCGTGCCCCACCGCCACCTTCAG GCGGCCGACCTGACACAGTCACACTGAGATCTGCCAAAAGTGAGGAGTCTCTGTCATCCCAGGCCAGCGGGGCTG GCCTCCAGAGGCTGCATAGGCTCCGGCGACCCCACTCCAGCAGTGACGCTTTCCCTGTGGGCCCGGCACCTGCTGGCTCCTGCGAGAGCCtgtcctcgtcctcctcctcctccgaaTCCTCCTCCTCTTCGGAGTCCTCGTCCTCTGGATCCTCagcagctgggctgggggcacTCTCTGGTTCCCCCTCACACCGAACCTCAGCCTGGCTAGATGATGGTGACGAGCTGGACTTCAGCCCACCCCGCTGCCTGGAGGGGCTCCGGGGGCTCGACTTCGATCCCCTTACGTTTCGCTGCAGCAGCCCCACACCAGGGGACCCGGCACCTCCCGCCAGCCcggcacccccagcccctgcctccgcCTTCCCACCCAGGGTGACCCCCCAGGCCCTCTCACCCCGAGGGGCCGCCAGCCCTGCCTCGCCCACTGCCCTGGACATCTCAGAGCCCCTGGCTGTATCAGTGCCACCTGCTGTCCTGGAGCTGCTGGGGGCCGGGGGAACGCCTGCCTCAGTCACCCCAACGCCGGCCCTCAGCCCCAGCCCGGGCCTCCGGCCCCATCTCATCCCCTTGCTGCTGCGTGGAGCCGAGGCCCAGCTGAGTGACACCTGCCAACAGGAGATCTGCAGCAAGCTGGCGCTGCCTGTTCCCCGGGGAGCCCAAGGCCAGCCTG GTCCTGGTATGGATTCACcgctgctgcccccacccctgtccctccTGCGCCCTGGgggggccccacccccaccccccaagaacCCAGCACGCCTcatggccctggccctggctgaGCGGGCTCAGCAGGTGGCCCAGAGACAGAACCAACAGGAGCATGGGAGCACCCCTtctgctccccactcccctttCCACCGCTCACTGTCGCTGGAGGTGAGCGGTGAGCCCCCAGGGACCTCAGGGGTTGGGCCGGCCCCCAACTCcctaggccacccaggtgcctgggttcctggacccccaccctccctgccaAGGCAACAAAGTGACGGGAGCCTGGTGAGGAGCCAGCGGCCCCCAGGGACCTCAAGGAGGGGACTCAGAGGCCCTGCCCAG GTTCCTACTCCCGGCTTCTTCTCTTCAGCCCCTCGGGAGTGCCTGCCACCCTTCCTTGGGGTCCCCAAACCAGGCTTGTACCCCCTGGGTTCCCCATCCTTCcagcccagctccccagccccagtCTGGAGGAGCCCCTTAGGTCCCCCTGCACCACTTGACAGGGGAGAGAACCTGTACTACGAAATCGAGACGGGTGAGGGAACCCCCTACTCTGGCCCCACTAGGTCCTGGAGTCCCTTTCGCTCTATGCCCCCAGATAGGCTCAATGCCTCATATGGCCTGCTTGGCCAATCGCCACCGCTCCACAGGTCCCCCGACTTCCTGCTCAGCTACCCACCACCCCCTTCTTGCTTTCCCCATGACCATCTTGGCTACTCAGCCCCCCAGCATCCCGCCAGGCGCCTGACCCGGCCCGAGCCCCTCTATGTTAATCTAGCTCTGGGGCCCCGGGGTCCCTcacctgcctcttccagctcctcctcccctcctgctcaccCCCGGAGCCGTTCAGAtcctggccccccagccccccgcctaCCCCAGAAACAGCGGGCCCCCTGGGGCCCCCACACCCCTCACAGGGTGCCTGCGCCCTGGGGCCCTCCAGAGCCTCTCCTGCTGTACAGGGCAGCCCCACCGGCCTACGGGAGGGGGGGCGAGCACCACCGAGGGTCCTTGTACAGGAATGGGGGgcaaggaagggagggggctggtcccccacccccctaccccactCCCAGCTGGTCCCTCCACTCTGAGGGTCAGACCCGAAGCTACTGCTGA